The following are from one region of the Penaeus chinensis breed Huanghai No. 1 chromosome 5, ASM1920278v2, whole genome shotgun sequence genome:
- the LOC125025603 gene encoding nuclear receptor subfamily 4 group A member 3-like: MSIGVLGSRRTFRWESASKPALNRCLLRSAQGQHPPASLPHHLGLYPCPHHHRHHHHHHHRPRRRHISADAPAWQRRPSDVAPPSLASSWQTEPPSLLTPDALSVSGERPASSAEGASLESRNVLLARRPFVAARMSSASAPRGADDAGESPTAAAREVKQYLNRTLFPRPSSTLHGYASLYHRLKKLPATHRKARQRGKTAPETTTSPPTVDASARGIEGAAECKPGPRDASRGSAPCPPRVEIHIYVPTAAAAASGPFPQEGGAQRNL; this comes from the coding sequence ATGTCCATAGGCGTTCTCGGGAGCCGCCGCACCTTTCGCTGGGAGAGCGCCAGTAAGCCCGCCCTCAACCGCTGCCTCCTCCGCTCCGCGCAGGGCCAGCATCCGCCCGCGTCCCTCCCGCACCATCTGGGCCTGTACCCGTgccctcaccaccaccgccaccaccaccatcaccaccaccggcCGCGGCGGCGCCACATCTCGGCCGACGCCCCGGCCTGGCAGAGGCGCCCCAGCGATGTCGCGCCGCCGTCGCTCGCCTCGTCGTGGCAGACGGAGCCGCCCAGCCTGCTTACGCCGGACGCCCTCAGCGTGAGCGGCGAGAGGCCGGCCTCGAGCGCCGAAGGGGCGAGCCTCGAGTCGCGAAACGTCCTCTTGGCGAGGCGGCCCTTCGTCGCCGCCAGGATGTCGTCCGCCAGTGCCCCTAGAGGCGCCGATGATGCCGGGGAGTCCCCGACGGCGGCCGCGAGGGAGGTGAAGCAATACCTGAACCGCACGCTGTTCCCGCGGCCCTCGTCCACCCTGCACGGCTACGCCTCGCTCTACCACCGCCTCAAGAAGCTGCCGGCGACGCACAGGAAGGCGCGACAGCGGGGCAAGACCGCGCCAGAGACGACCACGTCGCCGCCGACGGTGGACGCCTCTGCGCGGGGCATCGAAGGCGCCGCCGAGTGCAAGCCGGGTCCCAGGGACGCCTCGAGGGGCAGCGCGCCGTGCCCTCCGCGCGTCGAGATCCACATCTACGTGCCAACCGCGGCGGCCGCAGCCTCCGGGCCCTTCCCGCAGGAGGGGGGCGCGCAAAGGAACCTGTGA